TGGCTGGTGTTAGACCGTTAAGGTCGCCAGCCCAGCGCAGAGATCGCGGGCGTGGCTGCGGGCTCGCCAGGAACCTGCTTGCTCGAGCTGGCTCGAGCGCCGACAAGTTCCGCGTCAGCGCCGCACATGCGACTGCCCAAACACTGGTCCGGCACCAGCGCGCCATTGGTTCTAGTCTCTTGAGGAACCCTGCCCGGCCATCGGGCGATGGCTCCGCCGCGACCAGCACCGAAGGGTGTTGGAAGAAGACGGCGTCGCCTCCGCGCCCTGTGAACAGCTGGCGCGCGCCGATGGTTTGCGCATGAGAGGCAAGTACTGCATCGTGGAAGAGCGATGTGCTGCCGATCCCGGGTCGCCATCCTCTGACGGTCGATGAAAGGCGCGATGCGTCGAGTGCCTCTGGGCCGAGCACAATTTCCGTATTCGATATAGCGAGGTGCACCGCTATCTCTCGGCTAAAGCGGCGCTCGTCTCCTGGCAGATCATGGCTGTAGAAGGTAAAGGCCTCAGCTAGCGAACCAGCCTTTACAAGGCTCGCAGCAATTATGGCGGAGTCCAATCCGCCAGAAAGTTCGACGACTGCTCGATCGTTGCCCGAGCGCCAAGCCATGACGCAACTGTCCACCAGATGGCTCAGCATCTCGGGTGCTGCAGCCGGGCTTTCCGATCTCGAACAGAAGGTGCGTGGCGCCCAAAGTCTTTGCTGGCTGCTCTCAGGACCCGCAAGACGCGTGAGCAGGCCTGCTTCGAGAGCCTTGACGCCCCGCAACGGCTCTGCATCGGCTACCGCCGACGGGAACGCCACGATCTGGCGAACTTCCTCTAGATCGATGTCAAAGTCATCGGGCGGGTACGACGGTAACCACTTCCCCGGCTCATTCGTGATGAAGAGGATCCCTGAGTGCTGCCATCTGACGCATTCGCGCATGCCAATCGGATCGCGAAACAGCGTGACATCAGATCGGGCGTCGCAGTCGTTCCAGATGGCAAGATAGCTGCCCCAACGAGTGGCGGTGAGTTCGCGGCAATAGCTTGTGAAGCTCGACCGATCAGGTGGCGCTGCTATCGCGCATTTCTCGTCGCGAGCCGCTCCGGCGAATATATCGCCGATAACGAAGCACTTAGCCGACATTCTTCGAACGTCCTGCGAGGAGCCGGCGACCAGTAAGCCGGGCTCGTGCACGCAGAGCTCAAAGTTTGAGGACAGCGCCTTGATTTCACAGGAAATTGCCTGTGTCGTCCGTGCGGCACATCGATCGGCTTGTACCCAGCTTAACAGTAGAAAAGGTCTCATGTGGCGGACTGTGATCGCAGAATGACGGTGTACTTTTCAACCAGGTGCGCGCGTTCACCGATCAACAGATTTTCCTGAGCGAGCCAGCAATGAGCCTCGAACGGGAACAGCCGGACGCCTATGACCCAGTCCGCAGAGTGACCACTAAGTTTCAGAAATTGCAGCAGGGCGTAGGTTTTTGAGAGGCAGAGAAGCCGAACAGGAAGATAGAGGCACATGCGCTCAAACCGTGCGGCCAGCATCGGCGCAGTAATAGCCACGGGAACGAAATGACTGGGCTGCGTTGCATGCCAGAGCAGGGTTCGCAGCGGGCGGTAAGGAAGGCGGACAAGCGTGATCGCGAGTGCCAGAACAAAGCACGCGCAATCTCGGACTCCGATCCGTGCTGGTTGCACACCGTCGCACTCTCGCCACGCAGGAGCTTGATGTTCGGACGAGAGCGTTCTCTCAATCGATTCAGGATCATAGCGGCACAAGTAAGTATCGTGCTCAAGGTCGAGGAGGACGGTGCCACCGGGGCAGTGGGCCAGATAAGTGAAAAGCATCACAGATAGCGCCAGCGCGGGATGGGTGGTGCGACCGATATTCGGTCGCACCACCCTGGTGCTCAACCGCCGATCGTATAAAGTCGATCGGTGATCATTTCGGCGCGGTTCCCGCTGAAGGCAGCGCGCGTCAGCTTGCGAGCTTTGCCCATCGTCCGCAACGCAGGCTGCTGAACAGCCGGTGCACCT
Above is a window of Novosphingobium sp. 9U DNA encoding:
- a CDS encoding asparagine synthase-related protein, giving the protein MHEPGLLVAGSSQDVRRMSAKCFVIGDIFAGAARDEKCAIAAPPDRSSFTSYCRELTATRWGSYLAIWNDCDARSDVTLFRDPIGMRECVRWQHSGILFITNEPGKWLPSYPPDDFDIDLEEVRQIVAFPSAVADAEPLRGVKALEAGLLTRLAGPESSQQRLWAPRTFCSRSESPAAAPEMLSHLVDSCVMAWRSGNDRAVVELSGGLDSAIIAASLVKAGSLAEAFTFYSHDLPGDERRFSREIAVHLAISNTEIVLGPEALDASRLSSTVRGWRPGIGSTSLFHDAVLASHAQTIGARQLFTGRGGDAVFFQHPSVLVAAEPSPDGRAGFLKRLEPMARWCRTSVWAVACAALTRNLSALEPARASRFLASPQPRPRSLRWAGDLNGLTPAKQMQIHGIAAERNAFGPSHCSQVLDVIHPLLSQPLVEFALAQSLLVLTDGRRDRALARAAFVNRLPQGVLSRRGKGSLTGYFGQVLARSVPLLRQRLLEGRLCRAGLLNRPALELASDENYLLQFDCYAELLTLLEIEDWFEHWRMQIDRLGRCSRHLAP
- a CDS encoding lasso peptide biosynthesis B2 protein, which gives rise to MRPNIGRTTHPALALSVMLFTYLAHCPGGTVLLDLEHDTYLCRYDPESIERTLSSEHQAPAWRECDGVQPARIGVRDCACFVLALAITLVRLPYRPLRTLLWHATQPSHFVPVAITAPMLAARFERMCLYLPVRLLCLSKTYALLQFLKLSGHSADWVIGVRLFPFEAHCWLAQENLLIGERAHLVEKYTVILRSQSAT